The following coding sequences are from one Leishmania major strain Friedlin complete genome, chromosome 36 window:
- a CDS encoding RNA editing comple protein MP63, which translates to MTMKRRIGVLAAAAASRCALRRLHHVSSRPLHASGAVASAKGASNAALLGAVRNQSAVPDRRFHCSVCKKSFRLEMAAKLHLQQVHSGEGAVEAGAGPGQGEDQASQTPVGVFRNAPPQAPTVVTPIVPDTHERAARREKPAPKPLHQAEREVPGIVMEKMLSVWDDTGVKRMGDQFVHSSMVMRVFAARPSDSAEPLYGVMNPEGENPFEGGPYAPDVAGSITKDEVKFYNIGIGDAFALACGESFGPLRPARCPNPFLRKLAKDAAKTAPRVGLAEQQTAPVTPFGQLPMFGQTPSPATAPAPSAAEEPSTTINSVVSSPFAAGANDSPFAGTTDFPFAGQGLSPFGSVKEPADQAAAEPGIAARSAASSEAPASPFVAASSALPPSPFAAAPSPFTESSGAAAPYAARDAAAVASGAEGHDAAFFSSSAASSVSAPAEVAPAPTHVCTVCKKNFSTYDGLRMHSKAKHGEELPKGRRNGKREVPDLPAFIPSPVDLTMTSPFGSSAQRSAWTEVELKPYAQSVSNITVAGRVLDSEVLSDGALLLSLFVRDSAESESEVIPVRCTSAAFRTLGRTLVYGDLVFACGSLRVLPFTDKKTQKRYSSAVVHVGLPTGMIAKLN; encoded by the coding sequence ATGACGATGAAGAGGCGGATCGGTGTCttggccgctgctgcagcgagccgctgcgcgctgcgccggctgcacCACGTGTCGTCTCGGCCCTTGCACGCGTCGGGTGCTGTCGCCTCCGCGAAAGGCGCCTCAAATGCCGCTCTGTTGGGGGCTGTGCGGAATCAAAGTGCCGTCCCGGACCGGCGCTTCCACTGCAGCGTTTGCAAAAAGTCGTTTCGCTTAGAGATGGCGGCAAAGCTGCACCTTCAGCAGGTGCACAGCGGTGAGGGCGCGGTGGAGGCAGGCGCTGGTCCCGGACAGGGAGAGGATCAGGCGTCGCAGACCCCGGTGGGTGTATTTCGTAATGCGCCTCCGCAGGCACCAACCGTCGTTACACCGATCGTGCCAGACACTCAcgagcgcgctgcgcgccgtgaGAAGCCGGCACCAAAGCCACTTCACCAAGCCGAACGCGAGGTGCCAGGTATTGTGATGGAAAAGATGCTCTCTGTATGGGATGACACAGGGGTGAAGCGGATGGGGGATCAGTTTGTTCACAGTAGCATGGTAATGCGCGTGTTTGCCGCTCGCCCGTCTGACAGCGCCGAGCCGTTGTACGGCGTCATGAATCCAGAGGGTGAGAACCCGTTCGAGGGTGGCCCGTATGCCCCCGACGTGGCTGGTTCTATCACGAAGGACGAGGTCAAATTTTACAACATCGGTATAGGTGACGCGTTTGCGCTGGCGTGTGGCGAGTCTTTCGGTCCATTGCGTCCTGCTCGGTGCCCAAACCCATTCCTCCGAAAACTAGCAAAGGATGCTGCGAAAACCGCCCCAAGGGTGGGGTTGGCAGAGCAGCAAACGGCGCCGGTAACACCGTTCGGACAGCTCCCCATGTTTGGGCAGACTCCGTCTCCTGCTACGGCCCCAGCtcccagcgccgccgaggaaCCGTCGACCACGATCAACAGCGTCGTCTCTtcccccttcgccgccggcgccaacGACTCGCCTTTTGCTGGGACGACGGACTTTCCGTTTGCTGGGCAAGGGCTCTCTCCGTTCGGATCGGTGAAGGAGCCAGCAGATCaggccgctgccgagccCGGGATTGCCGCGCGATCGGCGGCCTCGTCGGAGGCGCCGGCCTCACCGTTCGTGGCTGCATCTAGTGCTCTTCCTCCGTCCCCGTTCGCCGCAGCTCCGAGCCCTTTCACCGAATCTTCTGGGGCAGCAGCCCCGTATGCTGCGAGggacgcagccgcggtggCAAGCGGCGCTGAGGGTCATGACGCcgccttcttttcctcttccGCCGCGTCTTCCGTGAGCGCGCCGGCTGAGGTGGCGCCCGCACCGACGCATGTGTGTACCGTTTGCAAGAAGAACTTTTCGACGTATGACGGCCTTCGAATGCATAGCAAGGCCAAGCATGGGGAGGAGCTGCCGAAGGGGCGGCGAAACGGGAAGCGCGAGGTTCCGGACTTACCAGCTTTCATTCCCAGTCCGGTGGACCTCACGATGACGTCACCCTTCGGCTCGTCGGCGCAACGGTCGGCGTGGACGGAAGTGGAGCTGAAACCGTACGCGCAGTCTGTGAGTAACATTACTGTGGCGGGCCGCGTGCTGGATAGCGAAGTTTTGAGTGACGGGGCGTTGCTTTTGTCGCTTTTCGTCCGCGACTCGGCCGAAAGCGAGTCTGAGGTAATTCCTGTTCGATGCACCTCAGCTGCCTTTAGAACGCTTGGCAGAACGCTCGTGTATGGCGATCTCGTGTTCGCCTGTGGTTCGCTGCGCGTTTTGCCATTTACGGATAAGAAAACACAAAAGAGATACTCCTCGGCAGTCGTGCACGTGGGTCTTCCAACTGGCATGATTGCCAAACTGAATTGA
- the AAT29 gene encoding amino acid permease aap11ld-like protein yields MSCECDDKSPLLDNEKGALYHGVAQANPGEEYDWRQLHSTSIFVDNHTFNSLEEVQGSLLESCCPGDGVLSGALGLVTSACTPTMLSLPLAFVVGGWAFAMSCILFCILVMFFSVRILALASLSADSDDYETVAGFFLGPKGRWVVRFTLFFYNFGCAVVYLSFIKDSVTRILVSRAKFLPLWMRSDTGGTICLFASTLIITPLTFNSRLASLRTKGFVSNLFTIFIIFTVAYRFFVPESVSGIAKTAEPSADAHRDFSEGRLAFFLPYMFSAPIFVFSYEVQSNVMAVIEDLHDCTGRKILVSTSLALCVMSVFYIFLGVMGSLTFPHLSSGNILSSYNAETDLLMMVCQLMCCFSAAVSFVFCIFPCRLAAFMFLSGGSGTKIPKKTRTRLGVILSAVCCALAIFLPDVARVVSILGALFSATLSMTFPALFAMRMRESGTYLTSRMDALLSWVFLLMGLIFSVMGTYMAVAFS; encoded by the coding sequence ATGTCCTGCGAGTGCGACGATAAGTCCCCCCTTTTGGACAACGAAAAAGGAGCGTTGTACCACGGCGTCGCGCAAGCGAATCCTGGGGAGGAGTACGATTGGCGACAGCTGCACAGCACCAGCATCTTCGTCGACAATCACACGTTCAACAgcctggaggaggtgcaagGGTCACTATTGGAAAGCTGCTGCCCCGGCGATGGTGTGCTCTCAGGTGCCCTCGGGCTGGTGACGTCAGCGTGTACGCCGACAATGCTTTCGCTTCCTCTCGCCTTTGtggtgggcgggtgggcgTTTGCGATGAGCTGCATCCTGTTTTGCATCCTTGTGATGTTTTTCTCTGTCCGAATTTTGGCgctcgcctccctctccgctgACTCGGACGACTACGAGACGGTGGCCGGCTTCTTTCTCGGCCCCAAGGGCCGTTGGGTGGTACGCTTCACTCTCTTCTTTTACAACTTCGGCTGCGCGGTCGTGTACTTGAGCTTCATCAAGGACAGCGTCACGCGGATCCTGGTGAGTCGAGCGAAATTCCTGCCTCTGTGGATGCGCAGCGACACTGGGGGCACCATCTGCCTCTTTGCCTCCACACTAATCATAACTCCACTCACCTTCAACTCGCGCTTggcctcgctgcgcacgaAGGGGTTTGTGAGCAACCTCTTCACCATCTTCATCATCTTCACCGTTGCGTATCGTTTCTTCGTCCCGGAGAGCGTCAGCGGTATCGCGAAGACTGCCGAGCCCTCGGCGGACGCGCATCGAGATTTCTCCGAGGGTCGACTGGCATTCTTTCTGCCGTATATGTTTTCCGCGCCGATCTTTGTCTTCTCCTACGAGGTGCAGTCGAACGTCATGGCAGTCATCGAAGACCTGCACGACTGCACTGGCCGCAAGATCCTCGTATCCACCTCGCTGGCGCTCTGCGTCATGTCCGTCTTTTACATTTTTCTCGGTGTCATGGGGAGCCTTACTTTTCCGCACCTGTCGAGCGGTAACATCCTCTCTAGCTACAACGCGGAGACGGATCTGCTCATGATGGTGTGCCAGCTCATGTGCTGCTTTAGCGCTGCGGTGTCCTTTGTGTTCTGCATATTTCCgtgccgcctcgccgccttTATGTTCCTCTCTGGAGGCAGTGGCACCAAGATCCCAAAGAAGACGCGCACAAGGCTTGGCGTGATTCTTTCCGCGGTGTGTTGCGCCCTCGCAATTTTCCTGCCGGATGTGGCGAGGGTGGTATCAATTCTCGGAGCCCTCTTTAGCGCCACGCTCTCCATGACATTTCCAGCCCTCTTTGCGATGAGGATGCGTGAGTCTGGCACGTACCTGACCAGCCGGATGGACGCGCTTCTCTCGTGGGTTTTCCTCCTCATGGGGCTTATTTTCTCCGTCATGGGGACGTACATGGCGGTCGCCTTTTCATGA
- a CDS encoding putative T-complex protein 1, theta subunit: MSFMQTGPQSMLKDGSTFLDDPVLKNIEACRELSKITRSSMGPNGLCKMVINHLNKLFVTHDAATILRELEVEHPAAKLLVQAANAMQEEVGDGTNFVVTLCGELLSQAESLVRMGLHPSEIIEGYKKAGNKSLELLDTMVCKAADDCLQKEQVVDAIRTSIASKQYGYEDFLADLVAEACINVSPSNVRSFNVDNVRVVKLDGESILSTKLVRGFVIGRNTESNLKHLKNAKVAVYSCAVDVPSLETKGTALIENADDLIQYSRKEEEIMLEIISNIHKSGANVIVSNSSFGDLALHFINRLGMMAVRVPSKFDLRRLCAAVGARVLTRLDAPSMEDMGACDSVDVLDIGGKNVTAFAQDKDDSKLSTIVVRGATQNVLDDVERAIDDGVNVFKALTKDKRLVAGAGAVEMELQKELTLYAEANPGLDQYAVRKYASSFEVVARTLAEVSGFNGTDMVTQLEADHNAGKKHQGVNLSDGTTLDAVEAGIVEPHMVKFWAIRLATDTVITVLSVNQIIVAKQAGGPKNRPDQARDAD; the protein is encoded by the coding sequence ATGTCGTTTATGCAGACAGGCCCGCAGAGCATGCTGAAGGATGGCTCGACTTTCTTAGACGATCCGGTGCTGAAGAATATCGAGGCATGCCGTGAGCTGTCGAAAATCACGCGCAGCTCCATGGGCCCGAATGGGCTGTGCAAGATGGTCATCAACCATCTCAACAAGCTGTTTGTCACGCACGATGCCGCCACCATTTTGCGCgagctggaggtggagcaCCCCGCGGCGAAGCTACTGGTACAGGCTGCGAACGCCATGCAAGAGGAGGTTGGTGATGGCACCAACTTTGTGGTGACACTCTGTGGCGAGCTTCTTTCGCAGGCGGAGTCGCTGGTGCGGATGGGATTGCACCCGAGCGAGATTATCGAAGGCTACAAGAAGGCGGGCAACAAGAGCCTGGAACTTCTGGACACGATGGTGTGCAAGGCCGCCGATGACTGCCTCCAGAAGGAGCAGGTGGTGGATGCGATCCGTACTTCGATTGCGTCAAAGCAGTACGGATACGAGGACTTCCTCGCGGATCTTGTAGCGGAGGCCTGCATCAACGTGTCCCCATCGAACGTTCGCTCCTTCAACGTCGACAACGTGCGCGTGGTGAAACTTGACGGCGAGTCGATTCTCTCCACGAAGCTCGTCCGTGGCTTCGTGATCGGCCGCAACACAGAGAGCAACCTGAAGCACCTCAAGAACGCCAAGGTGGCCGTGTACAGCTGCGCCGTGGACGTGCCGTCTTTGGAGACAAAAGGGACAGCGCTGATTGAGAACGCCGATGATCTCATCCAGTACTCacgcaaggaggaggaaatCATGCTGGAGATCATCTCGAACATTCACAAGTCTGGCGCCAACGTTATTGTTTCCAACTCCAGTTTTGGCGATCTGGCGCTGCACTTCATCAATCGCCTCGGCATGATGGCGGTACGCGTCCCATCTAAGTTCGATCTTCGTCGTCtttgcgccgccgtcggcgctcGCGTGTTGACCCGCCTAGACGCGCCGTCTATGGAGGACATGGGCGCGTGTGACTCGGTGGACGTGCTTGACATTGGTGGCAAGAACGTGACGGCGTTTGCCCAGGACAAGGACGACTCGAAGCTCTCCACGATTGTggtgcgcggcgccacgcaGAACGTCTTGGATGACGTAGAGCGCGccatcgacgacggcgtGAACGTGTTCAAGGCTTTGACGAAGGACAAGCGGCTTGTGGCAGGTGCTGGCGCGGTAGAAATGGAACTGCAGAAAGAGCTTACCCTCTATGCCGAAGCGAACCCTGGTCTCGACCAATACGCTGTACGCAAGTATGCGTCCAGCTTCGAGGTGGTGGCTCGCACGCTTGCCGAGGTTAGTGGTTTCAACGGTACCGATATGGTGACGCAGCTAGAGGCCGACCACAACGCTGGAAAGAAGCACCAGGGTGTTAATCTGAGCGATGGCACCACGTTGGATGCCGTGGAGGCGGGCATTGTGGAGCCCCACATGGTCAAGTTCTGGGCAATTAGGCTAGCCACCGACACTGTAATCACGGTGCTTTCAGTGAACCAGATCATCGTGGCGAAGCAGGCCGGCGGTCCCAAGAACCGTCCAGACCAAGCACGCGACGCGGactga
- a CDS encoding putative nuclear pore complex protein (NUP155) → MQQQLNAARNSADHVVEDAVSAVLSSAAVERRPNPHAIGFVRSNSYALSTRDTTYAVPDFFPVGGLAWPEPLLELWKSMRYGSLTGVFADLSRAWFTVDNRLVIWDYRSGREFCVYDEIPEIISVVGSPLRPLSGIFQPHVTYIIPVGTTSMMFLLGLCILGEGELAEMTVVNLGYSCSTDTVITKAIGSSGRVFCAGADGNVYELRYMRENTPITPKIRMVNYGYWFSSVPILGQVTSAVANVWQSWRSSGHGGLIDLVVDERDGILVTLCERSTISLWRLNPSGGIKHMLSLRHRPDRLPRSHSASHVESAPLTRLFVIETDAQGCRLMSTALNGDQFRYRYINAFDSIFSGELILQSHTPSYLSGNKEISVCYASASVFLAAFSDMNDDRASDEVLAATSPPTVMAPHQNVRDIVASFSGPSSRIVRVDAIDRMPTQGPQNLSDLCAQVCLPRATYVVVHRHGLSLFAQARPVDTLYLILSTSDADCRESLLSRFTSVYSAPDYAAMLLQVAVGALNVTMERPLPFTKDSSLSSSHDDGAALNELGQQLVSGRNAEVLRRARELLRNLQLPAMQAAPAGGVADAEVQHVVVLMSPFATGLVAFVARALCLLWNTGVGKITQSSVTPVVGVLEKVIQYLDSLSIGGLPEHQRTVSFQHEWQADKVVVMVPRGWSLRAEDVKRLQATMLYKCYELTHKAWQAATLLQRVLGIPLYSEDASVAFAQVVRDSAVAQRLGHYLSQVMLDSQYGISAGSGLRAASFAQLQRQCPYFFSGISSEAYQLQSDMRSLTRGESLQSYTEAQVHKWATEVGAKAATYWPSGALQSICEQLRSLKYENVAVELLLHAAAQLDPNNAALSVFLAEGGGQVGDQVRYGNAYSLHQTKTQVLELVVSTLESAWLTHRSVVDDLLGGPRRSGTIWQVEPSDEYAHCFLFSWMCAPRDDRNTAKLLRETLVAARSQFLGSYLRRNAEVLTEEYAHYLASVQGDYQGAMQQCFVMALSPLPDTPVADRLQYRLQCLREALDCARKCQSDQTQQVEQQLRLMEGQHRLYRIATEFISSGSATLDRRVEWEGQMLTERDVALQHIDFLSSFVASASDLIEVGGMYPALGGAEVQLDALLCSNVTDAGVYATCIGRAYENEKDSTETITKRLIDRYFHQISCFPLSYLVRLLEARAFLRSPAGSTEVVQLLVSLGVDPKVLFITYESILEGRDDTGVVCVEFDEAGVTRGYLVYAYATVLVHLADLGRRGSVQQWLVSNAMAATRSMIRRAAGAVTSPNEQAAVEQAEELLRKANTLASSAVCL, encoded by the coding sequence ATGCAGCAGCAACTGAACGCAGCGCGAAATAGTGCCGATCATGTGGTCGAGGACGCCGTGAGCGCCGTACTTAGCagtgcggcggtggagcgacGGCCCAACCCTCACGCCATCGGGTTTGTACGGTCGAACTCGTACGCACTAAGCACCCGGGACACAACGTATGCTGTCCCTGATTTTTTCCCAGTAGGTGGTTTGGCATGGCcagagccgctgctggagctgtgGAAGTCGATGCGCTACGGATCCCTCACCGGCGTGTTTGCCGACTTGTCCCGTGCGTGGTTCACTGTAGACAACCGGCTCGTCATCTGGGACTACCGTAGCGGTCGCGAGTTCTGTGTCTACGATGAGATTCCGGAGATCATCAGCGTTGTCGGCTCTCCACTTCGGCCGCTTAGTGGCATCTTCCAGCCGCACGTAACATACATCATACCTGTGGGGACCACCAGCATGATGTTTCTCTTGGGCCTTTGCATCCTGGGCGAGGGAGAGCTGGCGGAAATGACGGTGGTCAACCTGGGGTACAGCTGCTCTACTGACACCGTGATAACGAAGGCGatcggcagcagtggccgcGTGTTCTGCGCAGGTGCGGACGGAAATGTGTATGAGTTGCGCTACATGCGTGAGAATACCCCCATCACGCCCAAGATACGCATGGTGAATTACGGCTATTGGTTCTCGAGCGTCCCCATCCTTGGGCAGGTGACGTCGGCCGTTGCAAATGTGTGGCAGTCGTGGAGAAGTAGCGGGCATGGCGGGCTCATCGATCTCGTCGTGGACGAGCGTGACGGCATCTTGGTTACGCTATGTGAGCGCAGCACGATTAGTCTGTGGCGCCTGAACCCCAGTGGTGGCATAAAGCACATGCTCTCTCTTCGCCATCGACCCGATCGACTGCCGCGCTCTCACTCCGCCTCTCATGTCGAATCAGCGCCACTGACGCGGTTGTTTGTGATAGAAACAGATGCGCAAGGGTGCCGGCTTATGTCCACCGCCCTCAATGGGGACCAGTTTCGCTATCGCTACATCAACGCATTCGATTCTATCTTCAGCGGTGAGCTCATTCTGCAATCGCACACGCCTTCGTACTTGTCGGGAAACAAAGAAATCAGTGTCTGCTACGCCTCCGCGTCAGTCTTTTTGGCGGCCTTCAGCGATATGAACGACGACCGAGCCTCCGATGAAGTGCTTGCcgccacctcccctcccacggTGATGGCGCCTCATCAAAATGTGCGGGACATCGTGGCATCCTTCAGCGGCCCATCCTCGCGTATTGTGCGAGTCGACGCGATCGATCGGATGCCGACGCAGGGCCCGCAAAACCTTTCTGACTTGTGCGCACAGGTTTGCTTACCCAGAGCGACCTACGTCGTGGTGCATCGCCATGGCCTGTCACTCTTTGCTCAAGCCCGCCCTGTCGACACGCTGTACCTGATTCTGTCGACAAGCGATGCGGACTGCCGCGAGAGCCTGCTCAGTCGCTTCACGTCCGTGTACAGTGCCCCCGACTACGCGGCGATGCTCCTTCAGGTTGCCGTTGGCGCTTTGAACGTAACGATGGAGCGCCCACTACCGTTTACGAAGGACTCGTCGCTTTCGAGCAGCCACGACGATGGGGCGGCATTGAATGAGCTAGGCCAACAGCTGGTGAGTGGAAGAAACGCTGAAGTGCTGCGACGAGCACGCGAACTGCTGCGTAACCTACAGCTCCCTGCGATGcaagcggcgccagcgggTGGCGTAGCGGATGCGGAGGTCCAACATGTCGTCGTTCTCATGTCGCCGTTTGCGACGGGGCTCGTTGCCTTTGTTGCCCGAGCGCTGTGTCTGCTCTGGAATACGGGAGTGGGCAAGATCACGCAGAGTAGCGTCACTCCCGTGGTAGGGGTTCTCGAAAAGGTCATCCAGTACTTGGACAGCCTGTCTATTGGCGGATTACCcgagcaccagcgcacgGTGAGCTTTCAGCACGAGTGGCAGGCGGACAAGGTCGTCGTGATGGTGCCGCGTGGCTGGAGCTTGCGCGCCGAGGACGTGAAGAGGCTACAGGCGACCATGCTGTACAAGTGCTATGAACTGACGCACAAGGCGTGGCAGGCAGCgacactgctgcagcgtgtgcTTGGCATCCCGCTTTACTCTGAAGACGCATCGGTGGCGTTTGCGCAGGTGGTGCGAGACTCTGCGGTCGCGCAGCGTCTTGGACATTATCTGAGTCAGGTGATGCTAGACTCCCAGTATGGCATCAGCGCTGGCTCTGGACTCCGAGCCGCCTCgttcgcgcagctgcagcgacagtgCCCGTACTTTTTCAGCGGTATCAGCTCGGAAGCCTATCAGCTTCAGAGCGACATGAGATCCTTGACACGTGGCGAGTCTCTTCAATCCTAcacggaggcgcaggtgcaTAAGTGGGCTACCGAGGTAGGCGCTAAGGCTGCGACGTACTGGCCATCCGGCGCGCTTCAGAGCATctgcgagcagctgcggagcCTGAAATACGAGAAtgtggcggtggagctgttgctgcacgcggcggcgcagctggaccCGAACAATGCGGCGCTGAGTGTTTTTTTggcggaggggggcggcCAAGTGGGCGACCAGGTGCGGTATGGCAACGCCTACTCGCTGCACCAGACCAAGACGCAGGTGTTGGAGCTTGTGGTTTCTACCCTGGAGTCGGCGTGGCTGACGCACCGGAGCGTGGTGGACGACCTCCTCGGCGGCCCGCGCCGTTCCGGCACCATTTGGCAGGTTGAGCCGTCTGACGAATACGCGCACTGCTTTCTCTTCAGCTGGATGTGCGCCCCGCGGGACGACAGGAATACAGCCAAATTGCTGCGAGAgacgctggtggcggcgcgctccCAGTTTCTCGGCAGCTATTTGCGACGCAATGCCGAGGTGCTGACTGAGGAGTATGCACACTACCTCGCCAGCGTGCAGGGCGACTACCAGGGCGCGATGCAGCAGTGCTTCGTGATGGCCCTGTCGCCGCTTCCCGACACGCCAGTTGCCGACCGGCTTCAGTATCGCCTCCAGTGCCTGCGCGAGGCTCTCGATTGTGCCAGGAAGTGTCAATCCGACCAAACGCAGCAGGTGGAGCAGCAGTTGCGATTGATGGAGGGGCAGCACCGGCTATACCGCATTGCCACCGAGTTCATCTCTTCCGGCAGTGCCACCCTCGACCGTCGTGTGGAATGGGAGGGCCAAATGTTGACGGAGCGTGATGTCGCCCTGCAGCACATCGACTTCTTGTCTAGCTTTGTCGCCTCCGCAAGCGACCTGATAGAGGTGGGCGGCATGTATCCGGCACTAGGTGGCGCAGAGGTGCAGCTGGATGCGCTGCTTTGCTCCAACGTCACGGATGCTGGCGTGTATGCCACCTGCATCGGCCGCGCCTATGAGAACGAGAAGGACTCGACGGAGACCATTACGAAGCGCCTCATCGACCGGTACTTTCACCAAATCAGCTGCTTTCCGCTGTCATACCTGGTGCGGCTGCTAGAGGCTCGCGCGTTTCTGCGCTCCCCGGCGGGCTCGACGGaagtggtgcagctgctggtgagTCTTGGGGTTGACCCAAAAGTGCTCTTTATCACATACGAGAGCATCCTTGAGGGAAGGGATGACACaggtgtggtgtgtgtggagtTTGACGAGGCCGGTGTGACACGCGGCTATCTTGTTTACGCATACGCCACGGTGCTGGTGCATCTCGCAGACCTCGGCCGGCGCGGCTCTGTGCAGCAGTGGCTTGTCAGCAACGCCATGGCCGCCACACGCAGCATGAttcgccgcgctgcgggaGCTGTCACGTCGCCAAATgagcaggcggcggtggagcaggcggaggagctgctgcgaaAGGCCAACACGCTAGCCTCAAGTGCCGTGTGCCTGTAG
- a CDS encoding putative DNA-binding protein, translating to MSSSDQFLVDELRSRLKRRRADIVRYLDGLFYEDCRRIIECVSELDSDNLFLRNPSSLPDYAQHVTRPMYWELIQRKLQRYEYRAAADFMADMRAVVNNCYLYNGIQAPASKLARAIEVLMEDRFVTELRAAPVQPAEVKKACTGMSSADSREILRIYALYEGLEVGSMTGNANIQLRTAKGATLRRMLEYARSSAEHREKKAKLRRAAKVSRVSDRRRQAMVGAHAAAMQQDADVQFHHDTEPRLEQVPQNAQAAISMMEEVSPIRIEEEGEWSDDGDFEES from the coding sequence ATGTCCTCGAGTGACCAGTTTCTGGTGGATGAGCTGCGCAGTCGTCtgaagaggcggcgcgctgACATTGTCCGCTATCTCGATGGCCTGTTCTACGAAGACTGTCGCCGCATCATAGAGTGCGTTTCTGAACTTGACAGCGATAACTTGTTTCTCAGAAACCCATCCTCCTTGCCAGACTATGCGCAGCACGTTACTCGGCCCATGTACTGGGAGCTCATTCAACGGAAGCTGCAGCGCTACGAGTACAGGGCCGCGGCGGACTTCATGGCGGACATGCGGGCAGTTGTCAACAACTGCTACCTGTACAATGGTATTCAGGCGCCGGCATCGAAACTTGCACGCGCGATAGAGGTTCTTATGGAGGATCGATTTGTGACGGAGCTGAGGGCCGCGCCGGTTCAGCCGGCAGAAGTGAAGAAGGCCTGCACCGGCATGTCATCGGCTGACAGCCGGGAGATTCTCCGCATCTACGCCCTTTACGAGGGGCTCGAGGTGGGCTCCATGACGGGAAACGCGAACATCCAGCTCCGAACTGCCAAAGGCGCCACGCTGCGACGCATGCTCGAGTACGCCCGTAGCAGCGCCGAGCACCGTGAGAAAAAAGCCAAGCTTCGGCGAGCCGCAAAGGTGTCGCGTGTGTCTGATCGCCGCAGGCAGGCGATGGTCGGAgcacacgcggcggcgatgcagcaggACGCAGACGTGCAGTTCCACCACGACACTGAGCCTAGGCTTGAGCAGGTTCCTCAGAATGCGCAAGCAGCCATATCGAtgatggaggaggtgagtCCCATCCGCAtcgaagaggagggagagtggTCCGACGACGGTGATTTCGAGGAATCGTAG